In Microcoleus sp. FACHB-831, one genomic interval encodes:
- a CDS encoding helix-turn-helix transcriptional regulator: MRLTQSGCDRAMAFIPIENLNIMDINDNIQLASVSKIAQPDTELRAKIFAALSDPTRLRVVELLAESGEISGSEIANRLGISLALFCHHSKTLCEAGLLQTRKEGQTKYNSLNRELLVDCFASLICKELITTRSDSA, from the coding sequence TTGCGACTTACCCAGTCAGGATGCGATCGCGCTATGGCATTTATTCCCATCGAAAATCTAAACATCATGGATATCAACGACAACATACAATTGGCCTCTGTATCTAAAATTGCCCAGCCAGACACAGAACTTCGAGCTAAAATCTTTGCGGCGCTGTCCGACCCAACGCGCTTGCGGGTTGTGGAATTGTTGGCTGAAAGTGGAGAGATAAGCGGTTCAGAAATCGCCAATCGGTTGGGGATTAGTCTAGCTTTGTTTTGCCACCATTCTAAAACGCTGTGCGAGGCGGGATTACTCCAGACGCGCAAAGAAGGTCAAACTAAGTACAACTCGCTGAATCGCGAGTTATTGGTTGATTGCTTTGCCAGTTTGATATGCAAAGAGTTGATAACAAC
- a CDS encoding alkene reductase produces the protein MSTNVNLFSPVKLGSLELPNRIVMAPLTRNRAAAGNVPTEMNATYYTQRASAGLIISEATQVSPQGQGYPNTPGIHSQEQVAGWRLVTDAVHAHGGRIFLQLWHVGRISHPSLQPGGELPVAPSAIAPEGDASTLEGPKPYVTPRALETAEIPGIVEDYRKGAENALAAGFDGVEIHSANGYLLDQFLQNGTNKRTDEYGGSIENRARLLMEVTEAVVGVWGGERVGVRLSPSGTFNSMSDSNPGALFSYVAAALNRFNLAYLHLVDPRTDNHNTVENHTQGFPVGYFRPIFNGTLITAGGYDLELGNAVLASGDADLVAYGRLYIANPDLPERFAANAALNKPDRDTFYGGDEKGYIDYPSLELQTA, from the coding sequence ATGAGTACCAATGTGAATCTATTCTCACCTGTAAAGCTCGGTTCGTTAGAACTTCCCAATCGAATTGTGATGGCTCCGTTAACTCGAAACCGTGCTGCTGCGGGGAATGTCCCAACAGAGATGAATGCGACTTACTATACACAACGAGCATCAGCGGGTTTGATTATCTCTGAAGCAACTCAAGTGTCGCCTCAAGGACAGGGATATCCGAATACACCAGGGATTCATTCGCAAGAACAGGTTGCTGGATGGCGGCTGGTGACAGATGCAGTGCATGCACATGGGGGGCGGATTTTCCTGCAACTGTGGCACGTTGGGCGAATCTCTCACCCATCATTGCAACCAGGGGGAGAGTTGCCAGTTGCACCAAGCGCGATCGCTCCTGAAGGTGACGCTAGCACCCTAGAGGGGCCAAAACCCTACGTCACTCCTCGCGCCTTAGAGACAGCAGAGATTCCAGGGATTGTAGAAGATTATCGCAAAGGCGCTGAAAATGCACTGGCGGCTGGCTTTGATGGCGTTGAAATTCACAGCGCCAACGGTTATCTGCTTGACCAATTTCTTCAAAATGGCACGAACAAACGCACTGACGAATATGGCGGTTCAATTGAAAATCGCGCCCGATTGTTGATGGAAGTAACAGAAGCAGTTGTTGGAGTTTGGGGTGGAGAACGAGTAGGCGTGCGCCTTTCTCCCAGCGGTACATTTAACAGTATGTCCGACTCAAATCCTGGTGCTTTGTTCAGCTACGTGGCTGCTGCTCTCAACCGTTTTAATTTGGCTTACCTCCACTTGGTTGACCCTAGAACCGATAACCATAATACGGTAGAAAATCATACACAAGGCTTCCCTGTAGGTTACTTTCGTCCTATCTTCAACGGGACGCTGATTACAGCAGGTGGCTACGATCTCGAATTAGGAAATGCGGTTTTGGCTTCAGGCGATGCTGATTTAGTGGCTTATGGACGGCTATATATCGCTAATCCTGATTTGCCAGAGCGTTTTGCAGCAAATGCTGCATTAAACAAGCCGGATCGCGATACCTTTTATGGAGGAGATGAGAAAGGGTATATCGACTATCCAAGCCTTGAACTACAGACAGCTTGA
- a CDS encoding DUF4126 domain-containing protein produces MDTVISIAIGIGLSAACGFRIFVPPLVMSMAALIGHLPLSQDFQWVGTYPALIAFSVATFIEIAAYYIPWVDNLLDTVSTPLAIAVGTSLTAALFPHNDPLIQWTVAVIAGGGSAGIVQALTSMVRLSSTAFTAGIGNALVSTLESATSIILSLLSLWVPLLTVGLIATGIVLLLNKQLRKQELT; encoded by the coding sequence ATGGATACTGTAATAAGCATTGCAATTGGCATCGGCTTGAGCGCGGCTTGCGGCTTTAGGATTTTTGTCCCGCCCCTCGTGATGAGTATGGCTGCGCTAATTGGACATCTGCCACTTTCACAGGATTTTCAGTGGGTTGGGACTTATCCGGCATTAATCGCGTTTAGCGTAGCAACTTTTATTGAGATTGCTGCTTACTACATTCCTTGGGTGGATAATTTACTGGATACAGTTTCCACACCGCTAGCGATCGCAGTCGGAACTTCTCTTACCGCTGCTTTATTTCCCCATAACGATCCTTTGATCCAGTGGACGGTAGCAGTAATTGCTGGTGGAGGTTCTGCGGGTATCGTTCAAGCATTAACAAGCATGGTTCGCTTGTCTTCAACAGCGTTCACCGCAGGAATCGGAAATGCTCTTGTTTCTACACTTGAATCCGCAACTTCAATTATCTTATCCCTGCTATCACTTTGGGTTCCCCTCTTGACTGTAGGATTAATCGCCACTGGTATAGTCTTGCTCTTAAACAAACAATTAAGGAAGCAAGAATTAACATGA
- the trxA gene encoding thioredoxin codes for MSNNSTYIKLTEDNFESEVLASSAPVLVDFWAAWCGPCRIVNPLIEALAADFEGIAKVGKLNIDDYGQLALHYNVQAIPTLLFFKDGQVVDRVVGVVTKEVLADKLNTL; via the coding sequence ATGTCGAACAACTCCACGTACATCAAACTGACCGAAGACAACTTTGAAAGCGAAGTCCTTGCCAGTTCAGCTCCGGTTCTCGTAGATTTTTGGGCGGCTTGGTGTGGTCCTTGTCGAATAGTCAACCCATTAATTGAAGCACTAGCGGCTGACTTTGAAGGGATTGCCAAGGTTGGCAAGTTGAACATTGACGACTATGGACAACTTGCTTTGCACTACAACGTCCAAGCCATTCCCACGCTTCTATTTTTCAAAGATGGTCAAGTAGTGGATCGAGTAGTTGGCGTAGTTACTAAAGAAGTGCTTGCTGACAAACTTAATACACTATAA